A single window of Martelella sp. NC20 DNA harbors:
- a CDS encoding IclR family transcriptional regulator: MEQSVEPAAQKHTVPVIDRMMEVLGLLERRPDGMTIRDLSKALDQPRTTVYRILNTLQVHQVVRRDDDGFYYLGARLLQLAAQVAGSSGQVDIAALSQPVLDQLADEIGESCKLSVLDDKGLLVIAVSQGRRDYALSVTPGQRMPAHVGAAGKLLLSHLDGAELESRLAKPLVAMTAKSVTDPQRLRRELVRIRKQGYGHDAGEHMASIQAVSAPVYDRAGKMLAAISVPFLRGTEQERIDEIREAVIKAAKGLTAALKAQAIP, from the coding sequence ATGGAACAGTCGGTCGAACCCGCCGCGCAGAAACACACAGTTCCGGTCATCGACCGGATGATGGAAGTGCTTGGCCTTTTGGAGCGTCGGCCGGACGGGATGACCATCCGCGACCTGTCGAAGGCGCTCGACCAGCCGCGCACCACGGTCTATCGCATCCTCAACACGCTGCAGGTCCATCAGGTCGTGCGCCGCGACGATGACGGTTTTTACTATCTCGGCGCACGGCTGCTGCAACTCGCCGCGCAGGTCGCCGGCAGTTCGGGACAGGTCGATATCGCGGCGCTGAGCCAGCCGGTGCTCGACCAGCTTGCCGACGAGATCGGTGAGAGCTGCAAGCTCTCGGTGCTTGATGACAAGGGCTTGCTGGTGATCGCGGTGTCACAGGGGCGGCGCGATTACGCGCTGTCGGTCACGCCCGGCCAGCGCATGCCGGCCCATGTCGGCGCGGCCGGCAAGTTGCTGCTCTCCCATCTCGACGGAGCCGAGCTGGAAAGCCGGCTCGCTAAGCCGCTCGTGGCGATGACCGCGAAATCGGTGACCGATCCGCAGCGCCTGCGCCGCGAGTTGGTGCGCATCCGCAAGCAGGGCTACGGCCATGACGCGGGCGAGCACATGGCGAGCATCCAGGCCGTGTCCGCGCCGGTCTATGATCGCGCGGGCAAGATGCTGGCGGCGATCAGCGTTCCCTTCCTCAGGGGTACAGAGCAGGAGCGCATCGATGAAATCCGCGAGGCCGTCATCAAGGCCGCAAAGGGCCTGACGGCAGCACTCAAGGCACAGGCCATTCCATGA
- a CDS encoding ABC transporter substrate-binding protein gives MKYIARASLAALLASTAAFPAFAGDQIREIVLFSRPQAGQQAEFQSVQLIAQEWRKLGLDVKVEVMPWEQMSNVVWYDRDAWDATAWQMVGRPERSDPDELLFNLFHSTTAESGYNFVGYENPEYDSIVEAQRREVDQDKRREMVFEAQEILSADQQYMMLVHPKSTFAFNKAVFDPETVVNQSGIGIKNAWTFMDIAPLGDQKDIVLNSSDNVKSINPLYISGGVDSWVTELVYDRLLRVGPDGLPQPWAAESHEWLDDTTIALTLRPGMTWHDGEPVTAEDVKFSYEAAASEEAPMYQPFAKNIDSIDVEGDVVTFHLKTPLASFLTSTLAKINIIPEHIWGPILEDLKDKPENAESYQEDTPIGSGPYKFTSWTKNEEIVLEANGDHFHAPKADRWILRIVPNAEAALGMLKSGELNFIGEFPGDPQVLVDAAAENADLEAVSTVDIGFRYIGFNNRRAPFDDPAFRMALSQAVNRQLIAKAAYRGYAVPSNSVVSPALEFWHDPAVEDFATGTDLAKQTLEDAGYTLDGGKLYYPGDIKETLGN, from the coding sequence ATGAAATATATCGCGCGGGCTTCACTTGCCGCGTTGCTGGCGTCCACGGCGGCTTTCCCCGCCTTTGCGGGCGACCAGATCCGCGAAATCGTGCTTTTCTCCCGGCCGCAGGCCGGACAACAGGCCGAGTTCCAGTCCGTCCAGCTCATTGCCCAGGAATGGCGAAAGCTCGGTCTTGACGTCAAGGTCGAGGTCATGCCCTGGGAACAGATGTCGAATGTCGTCTGGTACGACCGCGACGCCTGGGATGCGACCGCATGGCAGATGGTCGGGCGGCCGGAACGCTCGGACCCGGATGAGCTTCTGTTCAACCTGTTCCACTCGACGACGGCCGAATCCGGCTATAATTTCGTCGGTTACGAGAACCCCGAATATGATTCGATCGTCGAGGCGCAACGCCGCGAGGTCGATCAGGACAAGCGCCGGGAGATGGTGTTCGAGGCCCAGGAAATCCTGAGCGCCGACCAGCAGTACATGATGCTGGTCCACCCGAAATCCACTTTCGCCTTCAACAAGGCTGTCTTCGACCCCGAAACCGTCGTCAACCAGAGCGGCATCGGCATCAAGAACGCCTGGACCTTCATGGATATCGCCCCGCTCGGCGATCAGAAGGATATCGTTCTCAACTCCTCCGACAATGTGAAGTCGATCAACCCGCTCTATATTTCAGGCGGCGTCGACAGCTGGGTCACCGAGCTCGTTTATGACCGCCTTCTGCGCGTCGGTCCCGACGGCCTGCCCCAGCCCTGGGCGGCGGAAAGCCATGAATGGCTCGACGACACCACGATCGCGCTCACGCTGCGCCCCGGCATGACATGGCACGATGGCGAGCCGGTCACGGCCGAGGATGTGAAATTCTCCTATGAGGCGGCCGCCAGCGAAGAGGCGCCGATGTATCAGCCATTCGCCAAGAACATTGACAGCATCGATGTCGAGGGCGATGTCGTCACATTCCACCTGAAGACCCCGCTTGCCTCCTTCCTCACCTCCACGCTCGCCAAGATCAACATCATCCCTGAACACATATGGGGGCCGATCCTGGAGGACCTGAAGGACAAGCCGGAAAACGCCGAAAGCTATCAGGAAGACACGCCGATCGGCTCCGGCCCCTACAAATTCACAAGCTGGACCAAGAACGAGGAGATCGTTCTGGAGGCCAATGGAGATCATTTCCACGCGCCGAAGGCCGATCGCTGGATCCTGCGCATCGTACCGAATGCCGAGGCAGCGCTTGGCATGCTAAAGTCGGGCGAGTTGAACTTTATCGGCGAGTTCCCGGGCGACCCGCAGGTCCTCGTTGACGCGGCCGCGGAGAACGCCGATCTCGAAGCGGTGTCTACCGTCGATATCGGCTTCCGCTATATCGGCTTCAACAACCGCCGCGCGCCCTTTGATGACCCGGCCTTCCGCATGGCGCTGTCCCAGGCGGTCAACCGCCAGCTGATCGCCAAGGCCGCCTATCGCGGCTATGCGGTGCCCTCCAACTCGGTCGTCTCGCCGGCGCTTGAATTCTGGCATGACCCGGCGGTCGAGGACTTCGCGACCGGAACCGATCTCGCCAAACAGACGCTTGAGGATGCCGGTTATACGCTTGACGGCGGCAAACTGTATTATCCGGGCGACATCAAGGAAACGCTCGGCAACTAG
- a CDS encoding amidohydrolase/deacetylase family metallohydrolase gives MAKFLIRGGRIIDPASGFDAIADVATEGTRITAIAPDILPDGHQVIEAGGLLVMPGLVDLHTHAYWAGTLLGVNADKIGPRSGVTTWVDCGSAGAATFEGFYHHVIKSARMRIIPFLNLSYIGLTPAGNLSLEVGELCDWRFADLKEIGRIARQFPGEVAGIKLRASNNATGGNAGVVLPLAREAADMLGVPLMVHVGLAPPVLEEVLPFLKAGDILTHIFNPAPGGASIGADGRIKPALKDAIARGVRLDVGHGGASFSFTHAEAALADGLAFDAISTDLHAHNIAGPVFDLPHVMAKFLALGMPLAEVLRLATSAPADVLGRPELGRLAEGGEADIALFRLAEGDFTFIDSLGATRKSRMKLENVMTMRAGEPATPVDDGREDARRY, from the coding sequence ATGGCGAAATTTCTCATCAGGGGCGGCCGGATCATCGATCCGGCCTCCGGCTTCGATGCCATCGCCGATGTCGCGACCGAAGGCACCCGGATTACCGCGATCGCGCCGGACATCTTGCCGGACGGCCATCAGGTGATTGAGGCCGGCGGCCTGCTGGTCATGCCCGGCCTCGTCGACCTGCACACCCATGCCTACTGGGCCGGAACCCTGCTCGGCGTCAATGCCGACAAGATCGGGCCGAGGAGCGGCGTCACCACCTGGGTCGATTGCGGCTCGGCGGGGGCCGCGACCTTCGAGGGATTTTACCACCACGTGATAAAATCCGCGCGGATGCGGATCATCCCGTTCCTGAACCTCTCCTATATCGGGCTGACGCCCGCCGGCAATCTCAGCCTCGAGGTCGGGGAGCTGTGCGACTGGCGCTTCGCCGACCTGAAGGAAATCGGCCGGATCGCGCGGCAGTTTCCCGGTGAGGTCGCCGGCATCAAGCTGCGCGCCAGCAACAATGCCACCGGCGGCAATGCCGGGGTCGTCCTGCCGCTTGCCCGCGAGGCCGCCGATATGCTGGGCGTACCGCTGATGGTCCATGTCGGGCTCGCCCCGCCGGTGCTGGAGGAGGTGCTGCCGTTCCTGAAGGCCGGCGACATCCTGACCCATATCTTCAATCCCGCGCCCGGCGGCGCATCGATCGGGGCTGACGGCCGGATCAAGCCGGCGCTGAAGGATGCGATCGCGCGTGGCGTGCGCCTCGACGTCGGCCATGGCGGCGCGAGCTTTTCCTTCACCCATGCCGAGGCGGCGCTTGCCGATGGCCTCGCCTTCGATGCGATCAGCACCGACCTGCACGCCCACAACATCGCCGGCCCGGTCTTCGACCTGCCGCATGTGATGGCGAAATTCCTGGCGCTCGGCATGCCGCTCGCCGAGGTGCTGCGGCTTGCGACCTCGGCCCCGGCCGATGTGCTCGGCCGCCCGGAACTCGGCCGGCTTGCGGAAGGCGGCGAGGCCGATATCGCGCTGTTTCGGCTCGCCGAGGGCGATTTCACCTTCATCGATTCCCTCGGCGCCACCCGCAAGAGCCGGATGAAACTCGAAAACGTCATGACCATGCGCGCCGGCGAACCGGCCACGCCGGTCGATGACGGACGCGAGGACGCGCGGCGCTACTGA
- a CDS encoding mandelate racemase/muconate lactonizing enzyme family protein gives MKITKLKTFVANVSRTNFVFVKLYTDDGIDGVGEATLEWKTETIVSALHELERALIGHDPFASDAIIERLHRDSYWRTGAVFRTALGAIDAALLDIKGKALGVPVFELLGGKYRDRIACYANHWFFGATTPDEYAERARNAVRMGYRALKWDPFDVADLEMSRKQRRETIEIVGAVRDAVGPDIDLMLDVHGRLNVPTAIAMCRELARFDLRWIEEPTPPENIDALAEVRANSPVEIAAGERWFEPGKVLEALSKHAVDVLQTDVSHFGGLSETKRIAHLAHAHLIPLAPHNPVGPVMNAMTLHTSVAIPNFAIFETVSVDVPWRKTLVKETLRFDNGDLLAPTAPGLGVELIEEACANFPYEPYDVPLFDGSMNTKGIATGAETLTGND, from the coding sequence ATGAAGATCACCAAGCTCAAAACCTTCGTCGCCAATGTCTCGCGCACCAATTTCGTGTTCGTCAAGCTCTATACCGATGACGGCATCGACGGCGTCGGCGAGGCGACGCTCGAATGGAAGACCGAAACCATCGTCTCGGCGCTCCACGAACTCGAACGCGCGCTGATCGGCCACGACCCGTTCGCCAGCGACGCGATCATCGAGCGGTTGCACCGCGACAGCTACTGGCGCACCGGCGCCGTGTTCCGCACCGCGCTCGGCGCCATCGACGCCGCCCTGCTCGACATCAAGGGCAAGGCGCTCGGCGTACCGGTGTTCGAGCTGCTCGGCGGCAAATACCGCGACCGCATCGCCTGCTACGCTAACCACTGGTTCTTCGGCGCAACCACGCCGGACGAATATGCCGAGCGCGCCCGCAACGCCGTGCGGATGGGCTACCGGGCGCTGAAATGGGACCCCTTCGACGTCGCCGACCTAGAGATGAGCCGCAAACAGCGCCGCGAGACCATCGAGATCGTGGGCGCCGTGCGCGATGCCGTCGGCCCCGATATCGACCTGATGCTCGACGTCCATGGCCGGCTCAACGTGCCGACGGCGATCGCGATGTGCCGGGAACTCGCCCGTTTCGACCTGCGCTGGATCGAAGAGCCGACACCACCGGAAAACATCGATGCGCTGGCCGAGGTGCGCGCCAACTCGCCGGTCGAGATCGCCGCCGGCGAGCGTTGGTTCGAGCCGGGCAAGGTGCTGGAGGCGCTCTCCAAGCACGCCGTCGACGTGCTGCAGACCGATGTCTCGCATTTCGGCGGGCTTTCGGAGACCAAGCGCATCGCCCATCTCGCCCATGCCCACCTGATCCCGCTCGCCCCGCACAATCCGGTCGGGCCGGTGATGAATGCGATGACGCTGCATACTTCAGTGGCGATCCCGAACTTCGCGATCTTCGAGACGGTGTCGGTCGACGTGCCGTGGCGCAAGACGCTGGTGAAGGAGACGCTGCGCTTCGACAATGGCGATCTCCTGGCCCCGACCGCGCCCGGCCTCGGCGTCGAACTGATCGAGGAGGCCTGCGCCAACTTCCCCTACGAGCCCTATGACGTGCCGCTGTTCGACGGCTCGATGAACACCAAGGGGATCGCGACCGGCGCGGAAACGCTGACCGGGAACGACTGA
- a CDS encoding ABC transporter permease, producing MSTLKPIGSRVLQMMLVLWAVVTILFLMFRLMPGNPMAAYIDPNFTLEQQQILMASFGLDKPLWQQYLIYIGNLLQGNLGESFTYRQPVADIIFPLLPNTLILTFTSLIVAYAFGILAGAYLAWKRGNWVEQAAIPAVLTTRAMPEFWLGMVLLAIFSFWLGWFPAGGTRMAGESYDSYFALYTSRDFLAHLALPALTLAIYSQGLPLLLMRSNMLDVMKEDFVTMARIKGLSSWTVVVRHAARNALLPIMTSFAIAVGYQLQGNVVVETVFSWPGLGRELVRAVSASDYPLAQGAFLLIAVVVILMNMIADLLYALLDPRIGHA from the coding sequence ATGTCAACTTTAAAGCCGATCGGCAGTCGCGTGCTGCAGATGATGCTGGTCCTGTGGGCCGTGGTCACCATTCTGTTTCTGATGTTCCGGCTGATGCCGGGAAACCCGATGGCGGCCTATATCGACCCGAACTTCACCCTGGAGCAGCAGCAGATCCTGATGGCTTCCTTCGGGCTCGACAAACCGTTGTGGCAGCAATATCTGATCTATATCGGTAATCTTCTGCAGGGCAATCTCGGCGAAAGCTTCACCTATCGCCAGCCGGTGGCGGATATCATCTTCCCGCTGCTGCCAAACACGCTGATCCTGACCTTCACCTCGCTGATCGTGGCCTATGCCTTCGGCATTCTGGCCGGCGCCTATCTCGCCTGGAAGCGCGGCAACTGGGTCGAGCAGGCGGCCATTCCAGCGGTACTGACCACGCGCGCCATGCCGGAATTCTGGCTCGGCATGGTGCTGCTCGCTATCTTCTCCTTCTGGCTCGGCTGGTTTCCGGCAGGCGGCACGCGCATGGCGGGCGAAAGCTATGACAGTTATTTCGCCCTTTATACTTCGCGCGATTTCCTCGCTCATCTCGCTTTGCCGGCGCTTACCCTTGCAATCTACAGCCAGGGGCTTCCGCTTTTGCTGATGCGATCCAACATGCTGGACGTGATGAAGGAGGACTTCGTCACCATGGCGCGCATCAAGGGGCTTTCGAGCTGGACCGTGGTCGTGCGCCATGCCGCCCGCAACGCGCTTCTGCCGATCATGACCTCGTTCGCGATCGCCGTCGGATACCAGTTGCAGGGCAATGTCGTGGTCGAGACCGTGTTCTCCTGGCCGGGCCTCGGCCGCGAACTGGTGCGCGCCGTCTCTGCCTCGGACTACCCGCTGGCCCAGGGCGCCTTCCTGCTGATCGCGGTGGTGGTGATCCTCATGAACATGATCGCCGACCTTCTCTATGCCCTGCTCGACCCGAGGATCGGCCATGCGTGA
- a CDS encoding mandelate racemase/muconate lactonizing enzyme family protein produces the protein MKITDVRCAVIGRHPVVRILTDAGISGYGQAEFWKPYLKRHILDFRDILIGEDPTLVERTMLKIRQRGSFKPAGAAVSTIEMALWDIAGKAAGVPVHRLLGGKVRDRVRVYNGGVRFPMAGYGPQDYAEDTKRMLTAPEGFTIIKQPIAFHSDMKRQVPDFYYGEPRRSELHGALDRGPITERGLKHVVECVAAMKAVTGDRVGLALDCGPGWMLPDAQRFARMVEPYNLMWLEDLLTGDYTPYVNAGVYRELTRVSPTPIHTGEQIYLRQNFKELIETQAVNVIGPDPADVGGIAELKWIAEYADLHGILMAPHGTANGLLGLAALVQVSATLPANFIAFEYPIATPDWWAEIVEGLPDPIVKDGMITVSDRPGMGVEFIPERAMRYLEDEDRGFFD, from the coding sequence ATGAAGATAACAGATGTCCGGTGCGCCGTGATCGGCCGCCATCCAGTGGTGCGCATCCTCACCGACGCGGGGATCTCGGGCTATGGGCAAGCCGAGTTCTGGAAACCCTACCTCAAGCGCCACATCCTCGATTTCCGCGATATCCTGATCGGCGAGGACCCGACGCTTGTCGAGCGCACCATGCTGAAGATCCGCCAGCGCGGCAGTTTCAAGCCGGCAGGCGCCGCCGTCTCGACCATCGAGATGGCGCTCTGGGATATCGCCGGCAAGGCCGCTGGCGTGCCCGTCCATCGCCTGCTCGGCGGCAAGGTCCGCGACCGGGTGCGGGTCTATAATGGCGGCGTCCGGTTTCCGATGGCGGGCTACGGTCCGCAGGATTATGCCGAGGACACGAAGCGGATGCTCACTGCGCCGGAAGGTTTTACAATCATCAAGCAGCCGATCGCCTTCCATTCCGACATGAAGCGCCAGGTGCCGGACTTCTATTATGGCGAACCGCGCCGGAGCGAGCTTCACGGCGCGCTTGACCGTGGTCCGATCACCGAGCGCGGGCTGAAGCATGTCGTCGAATGCGTGGCGGCGATGAAGGCGGTGACCGGCGACCGCGTCGGCCTCGCGCTCGATTGCGGGCCGGGCTGGATGTTGCCGGATGCGCAGCGCTTCGCCCGCATGGTCGAGCCCTATAACCTGATGTGGCTGGAAGACCTGCTGACCGGCGATTACACCCCTTACGTCAATGCCGGTGTCTATCGCGAACTCACCCGCGTGTCGCCAACGCCGATCCATACCGGCGAGCAGATCTATCTCCGGCAGAATTTCAAGGAACTGATCGAGACCCAGGCGGTCAACGTCATCGGCCCCGATCCGGCCGATGTCGGCGGCATCGCCGAGCTGAAATGGATCGCCGAATATGCCGATCTCCACGGCATCCTGATGGCGCCGCACGGCACGGCGAACGGGCTTCTGGGTCTCGCCGCCCTCGTCCAGGTCTCGGCCACGCTGCCCGCCAATTTCATCGCTTTCGAATACCCGATCGCCACGCCTGACTGGTGGGCGGAGATCGTCGAGGGTCTGCCGGACCCGATCGTGAAGGACGGCATGATCACCGTTTCCGACCGCCCCGGCATGGGCGTAGAGTTTATCCCCGAGCGCGCCATGCGCTATCTGGAGGACGAGGATCGCGGCTTTTTCGATTGA
- a CDS encoding ABC transporter permease — translation MREIASSVSSGLGRFGRGLKFPLRDPFAIAGIVIYVVFILAAIFAPDIATHDPNEILYSASYDLAADLRPGQDGFILGTTSLGRDIFSQLVYGSRSALVIGLTAAFMVVLIGSLVGILAGYFGGWVDTLLMRLADIAFGIPFLPFVIVIAAFLEPSIWNVVIAMALVLWRDTARVIRSQVLTLRTRGYVEAARISGSSSLKIIARHVAPNVLPLSFLYGSIAIGWAILTEASISFLGFGDPNSISWGYMLQDAFASQALAKQAYYWFLPPGLCIILVVSAGFFVTRGYENLLFPKLSR, via the coding sequence ATGCGTGAGATTGCCTCCTCTGTTTCCAGCGGTCTTGGCCGCTTCGGCCGCGGGCTGAAATTTCCGTTGCGCGACCCTTTCGCCATTGCCGGCATCGTCATCTATGTCGTGTTCATCCTGGCGGCGATATTCGCCCCCGATATCGCCACCCATGACCCGAACGAGATCCTCTATTCCGCCTCATACGATCTGGCCGCCGATCTCAGGCCCGGTCAGGATGGCTTCATCCTCGGCACCACCAGTCTCGGCCGCGACATCTTTTCCCAGCTTGTCTATGGCAGCCGCTCGGCACTGGTGATCGGGCTGACCGCAGCTTTCATGGTGGTGCTGATCGGCTCGCTCGTCGGTATTCTCGCCGGTTATTTCGGCGGCTGGGTCGACACGCTCTTGATGCGGCTTGCCGATATTGCCTTCGGCATCCCGTTCCTGCCCTTCGTCATCGTCATCGCCGCCTTTCTCGAACCTTCGATCTGGAACGTTGTGATCGCCATGGCGCTGGTGCTCTGGCGCGACACCGCCCGCGTCATCCGCAGCCAGGTTCTGACGCTGAGAACCCGCGGCTATGTCGAGGCGGCAAGAATCTCCGGCTCCTCCAGTCTCAAGATCATCGCCCGCCATGTCGCGCCCAACGTCCTGCCGCTCTCCTTCCTCTACGGATCGATCGCGATCGGCTGGGCGATCCTGACGGAGGCCTCGATCAGTTTTCTGGGCTTCGGTGATCCGAACTCGATCAGCTGGGGCTACATGCTGCAGGATGCCTTCGCCAGCCAGGCGCTCGCCAAACAGGCCTATTACTGGTTCTTGCCCCCGGGCCTGTGCATCATCCTCGTCGTCAGCGCGGGCTTTTTCGTCACGCGCGGCTATGAAAACCTCCTGTTTCCGAAGTTGAGCCGATGA
- a CDS encoding IclR family transcriptional regulator produces the protein MTEAKDYTIAAVDRAILVLEALAARPNQGLTELAKSLGMTKSLIFRILFTLEERGFVSRDAERSEYALGYRIGVLGECLGKDGGLLFAARPVMDWLRDVTSENVNLVIRDGSESYVLATRPGRHSMRLFAQAGRFGPLHAGGSSQLLLAYAEPAVIEEVLAKPLETFTPYTITDPEKLSQTLERIRASGYNIVANDLDEGAFSVAAPITAADGTVTASISVAGAVMRLDEERRAANLEAALEAGRRISDKLAVGGLLKVD, from the coding sequence GTGACCGAGGCAAAAGACTATACGATCGCCGCCGTCGACCGGGCCATTTTGGTGCTGGAGGCGCTTGCGGCGCGGCCCAATCAGGGCCTGACGGAACTTGCCAAATCGCTTGGCATGACGAAATCCCTGATTTTCCGGATCCTGTTCACGCTTGAGGAACGCGGCTTTGTCTCGCGTGACGCGGAGCGTTCCGAATATGCGCTCGGCTACCGTATCGGCGTGCTTGGGGAATGCCTTGGCAAGGATGGCGGCCTGTTGTTCGCTGCGCGTCCGGTGATGGACTGGCTGCGGGACGTCACCTCCGAAAACGTCAATCTGGTGATCCGTGACGGGAGCGAGAGCTATGTGCTGGCAACGCGGCCGGGGCGGCATTCCATGCGCCTGTTCGCCCAGGCCGGCCGTTTCGGTCCGTTGCATGCCGGCGGCAGTTCGCAACTGCTTCTTGCTTATGCCGAACCCGCGGTAATCGAGGAGGTTCTGGCAAAGCCGCTCGAAACCTTTACGCCCTACACCATCACCGATCCGGAAAAGCTGAGCCAGACGCTCGAGCGCATTCGCGCAAGCGGCTACAACATCGTCGCCAATGATCTCGACGAGGGTGCTTTCTCGGTGGCCGCGCCGATTACAGCGGCGGACGGGACGGTGACCGCGTCGATCTCGGTCGCCGGCGCCGTCATGCGCCTTGACGAGGAACGTCGCGCCGCCAATCTGGAGGCCGCACTTGAGGCCGGCCGCCGAATCTCGGACAAGCTCGCCGTGGGTGGCCTCCTGAAGGTGGACTGA
- a CDS encoding M28 family metallopeptidase yields the protein MNDIESAIIGDVSLDAPWALVESFSTYKREHPDDVNRGMNEVRTRLEKHGVPVTMHQPELYLSLPGKARVEASGKTFRAKPPAYCVDARDGLCGELVYVASNQPRAISTMFERSVEDAGDLAALVSGKIVLSEGFANPGLVAQFTELGAIGVIAINPGVDIHWGICTTIWGTPDLDDLPRKPRIPAVAVNRESGDALIELAKAGMEVTVFAEMEEGWYSSMLPEVFIEGTEEPEKYILLHGHLDSWDVGVGDNATGDASLLEMARVLYENRDKLKRSVRVCWWPGHSTGRYAGSTWFADHFALDLDENCVASVNCDSPGCRWATEFINLCMMSEAEDFLSEVIAEVAGKTAEGERPHRAGDYSFNNIGLTSYLMLSSTMAERAREEKGYYTVGGCGGNIAWHTENDTLEIADKDILLRDIKVYLLAVLRNANAEILPFDWRKTAEEFLQTIDGYQGKAGDRFDLTPVRSEAEALKAKLSVFYDGIADGSVPPAAANSVIQRLARILVPLNFTREQRFRHDPATPIPALPALSAAADLDKLGPAKLGFARTHLVRGQNRVIAALKQAGALIETATARGG from the coding sequence GTGAACGATATTGAATCCGCTATAATTGGCGACGTGTCGCTTGACGCCCCCTGGGCACTGGTCGAAAGCTTCTCCACCTACAAGCGCGAGCATCCAGACGATGTGAACCGGGGCATGAACGAGGTCAGGACACGCCTTGAAAAACACGGCGTTCCCGTCACCATGCACCAACCCGAACTCTATCTGAGCCTGCCCGGCAAGGCGCGTGTGGAGGCTTCGGGCAAGACTTTTCGGGCCAAGCCGCCGGCCTATTGCGTCGATGCGCGCGATGGCCTTTGCGGCGAACTCGTCTATGTGGCGAGCAACCAGCCGAGAGCGATCTCGACCATGTTCGAGCGCTCGGTGGAGGATGCGGGCGATCTTGCTGCGCTCGTTTCCGGCAAGATTGTCCTCTCGGAAGGTTTCGCCAATCCGGGCCTTGTCGCCCAGTTCACGGAGCTTGGCGCGATCGGGGTGATCGCCATCAATCCCGGCGTCGATATTCACTGGGGCATCTGCACGACAATCTGGGGCACGCCGGATCTCGATGACCTGCCGCGCAAACCGCGTATCCCGGCCGTCGCCGTCAATCGCGAAAGCGGCGATGCGCTGATCGAACTGGCGAAGGCGGGGATGGAGGTCACTGTCTTCGCCGAAATGGAGGAGGGTTGGTATTCCTCGATGCTGCCGGAAGTCTTCATCGAAGGCACTGAGGAGCCGGAGAAATACATCCTGCTGCACGGTCATCTGGACAGTTGGGATGTCGGCGTTGGCGACAACGCGACCGGCGACGCCTCGCTTCTCGAAATGGCGCGGGTTCTCTATGAAAACCGCGACAAGCTGAAACGTTCGGTGCGCGTGTGCTGGTGGCCGGGCCACTCCACCGGCCGTTATGCCGGATCGACGTGGTTCGCCGATCATTTCGCGCTCGACCTTGACGAGAACTGCGTGGCCTCGGTCAATTGCGACAGTCCCGGCTGCCGCTGGGCAACGGAGTTCATCAATCTGTGCATGATGAGCGAAGCTGAGGATTTCCTTTCCGAGGTGATCGCGGAAGTGGCCGGCAAGACCGCCGAGGGCGAGCGTCCGCACCGGGCGGGCGACTATTCCTTCAACAATATCGGGCTCACGAGCTATCTGATGCTGTCATCGACCATGGCTGAGCGCGCCCGCGAGGAGAAGGGCTATTACACGGTCGGCGGCTGCGGCGGCAATATCGCCTGGCACACGGAAAACGATACGCTTGAGATCGCCGATAAGGATATTCTCCTGCGTGACATCAAGGTCTATCTTCTGGCTGTCCTGCGCAATGCCAATGCGGAAATATTGCCCTTTGACTGGCGCAAGACCGCCGAGGAATTCCTCCAGACGATCGATGGCTATCAAGGCAAGGCCGGAGACCGCTTCGATCTGACGCCAGTCCGCAGCGAGGCGGAAGCGCTGAAGGCGAAACTCTCTGTCTTTTACGACGGCATAGCCGATGGCAGTGTGCCGCCTGCCGCCGCCAACAGTGTCATCCAGCGGCTTGCCCGCATTCTCGTTCCGCTGAACTTCACCCGTGAGCAGCGCTTCCGTCACGATCCGGCGACCCCGATCCCGGCTCTGCCTGCCCTTTCTGCAGCAGCGGACCTCGACAAGCTGGGTCCGGCAAAGCTTGGCTTTGCCCGGACACATCTGGTGCGCGGGCAGAACCGCGTCATCGCTGCGCTAAAGCAAGCGGGGGCGCTGATAGAGACCGCAACAGCCCGAGGCGGCTGA